atatatatatatatatatatatatatatatatatatatatatatatatatatatatatatatatatatataattatagataataaaaataataacaagtaTCTGAATATTAACGGCAAAAACtacaaatatgataaaaagatGACAAcccaaaaaaagagaaattgcaacagttttatataaataattcaaaataacaattagatttttaaaaaatcagtttataattatatttcttaaaaaataaaaaataattatattataaaagataaaatagaaataaaaattatgtaacgAAAAAAgtataagtataaataataatgaatattcggtgtaatttataaaataggtACCCAAATGGTTAATATCATAGCAGTACATCTGAAAccaaatttcaacaaataaacTTGACCAAATTTTTCAGTTGAAATAAATAGccgaaaaataaaacaaatgattagaaaaatatgaaaaaaaatgttccaACATAGCTTATTTGGTTGTAGATATAtatctattaatatatatatatatatatatatatatatatatatatatatatatatgcataaacaaagaaaaaacttcaaacaataataaattgttGTTGTAAAAGGAATAATCCATCGTCAATGATACTAAATTTTAACTTCCTGATTTTACAAGTGAatgcaaatatatataaaattatctaataacTCTAtgattaaaatacttaaattgaTTAAGTATTTTCAttcatgaaataatataatacaatttaaacgattttctttaatattttctgaCTTGGTATTTATGTTGGAACATAACAATAACTTTTGAATAATAATCTCAACATTTATATTtaccaaaattattattattcttgtaTCATAGGCAGTAATGGATGAACAATACCCTTAATCAGTTGCATCACACCTCAATGTTGTCTCGAATGACCCTTTAATCAAACATTATTCAGATAATaacttcttaaaaaatattatgattaccttttatttaattgttttccaAACTTCAAACTTTTATATCAAGCACAGACGTAGTCGTTATTCAGATATTATTGTACAATTATGTAACCAAAAGCTTGTTTAACCAAGTTTACTATGTTCTGATACTCATAATTGttcaagaaaaattttaaaagtatcaCAACCCGATATCTAGTTTGACAGTTTTAAGATTAAGGAACAATGTCTTCTTGCAGTTATACATGTAGAAATCATTCttaaacaacttcaaaaaaaatttaacccaTATATCTCCagacaaaacataaaaatctaGAACTGGGTTCTAAAACACAAAAACTACAAAGGGATGGTAGAAATGTAAAATGCAAAGTTAACACTTCTCAATTCACTTCCTGCCAACAACCTTCACAGCCTGTCTGTTTCTCTTCTTAACTCCAGACTTTGCAACTTTCAGACTCCTATTGACAGCGCTCAACCTTGCCAGAGCTGCCTTTTTCAGATCAGGTCTGTAGTAGTTATCCGCTACCTACAACGCAaacaataaagtaaataaaattagcTGCGTAGTTCCAGTGAAATAACAGGAAGTAAAGAGAAATgattaacaaaagaaagagacaaTTATCGATGGCATTACTCCTTCCATGAAAGAacttataaatgataaaaaaagctCAGAAGCCAAGCGTAACAAGTAAATTTCATTGAAGAAACCCAACTACGAATTTCTTCTTACATGTTAGATGCTCATCACCGCTACGTAAAAACCACTCATGGCAGAGATTTAAAATGACTACACTGTAAAACTTGACGTACAAAAACCATTTTATCAACAGACATATTTCTCAAACCAAcgaattaatttcaaataaagataaagGAGGGCTGCCCAACATGATGTCACTCATATTCAACTTGTATTGCATCGAAATGCCTTCAAAATGTAAAGCTAGTACCAGAGCCCCTAAACATGATACCTTTCACAACTGACAAAAAAACTCATGCATCATTACAACTATTGGTGAAtcaaatacaattaaatttcCGGAATTATTCATTGTTTATCCACACCATAAAAATGCAACGGGGAGGTAGACGTAGAAAACGGAAAAGAATTGCTGAAATAACTTCCTAAACGATAAAAGCTCAGAAGCCAAGCGTAACAAGCAAATTTCATTGAAGAACCCCAATTAGGGATTTCTTCTTACATGTTAGAGGCTCATCACTGCTGAAAAAGAACTAGTTCACGTTTCGGGCTCAAATGGCTTTGACTTAAAACATGATCGAACAAAACCACATAGCATTCAGTCACGTTTCTCATccaacaatttcatttatttaaaatatacaaatatgaCTAAATGTACAAAAACACAAGACAAAAATTCCATTTCCGTGTGTCAAAATGCCTTTGAGTCTAACAAGTAATCTACAACAACCATCAATAATCTGGCTAAACAATATATATCTAACTAACATTAACTAAAGAATAGCAATGTCCTAAACATTAAACTATTTTGCAATTCAACTGAAGCATCTTAATTAAGTTCACATAAACATAGAAAACCCAACCACAAAGCCCACCTGGGGGCAGATCATTAGTAGAAAAAATCAGCTAACCCAGTACAAATTGTTTTAACACGTACATATAGGCAATACAAACCatcaacattttctctcaatcGATACCAAATATAAATGAAGCTAACacgcaaaacaaaaaaaaaaaaaatatcaaataggTATATAATCAGCTGTCCAGAACCATACGCCATTTACTCCATGTCATAGAAACGAAACAGGGATAACACCGCAAAAAACACAGATTGACCGATTTAATTCTCTCCAATATTACCTGATTTTGCACTGCCTTCGCCATTCTTCGGAACTCCTTTTTCATGACAGACTTGTGAAGCAATGAAGCTGGcttattttgtttccttgtttTAGTTGTGGCCAGTATTACAGATTGGTCTTTACCAGCAGGCTGAATGGTGACGGTTTTCTTGTTCGCCAGACCTAACATgaatttacaaacaaaaattgattATCCACAATAACCTGGCCTCAAAATAAAGAGTGTAAGCACGGAATCAAAGCTTAAAAACTCTACAACAACTAAAACCTATAAATCAAcaacacatttaaaataaattgcacTTCACTAACAAGATGATTACCAGAGTACTTGAAAGTGTTGAGGTTGTAGAGATTGTTGGGCTCTCTGCTGAACTGCACGCTCTGAGTGCCCCTTCCGAACTCTTTCACCAAGAAAGAGTTGTTCTTCTTCACGATCTCCCAGATCAATTGTCCTGGCACTGTCgccattcttcttcttctactacTACTTTCTCACCTGATACGACCACACAAGatctaaattaaaatcacaaGAACCTTCGCTCGTTCTGCAGGagagagtgaagaagaaagCTAAGGTATTCTTTCTATCACGATTTATAGCGAGTAAAATGGAAAACCCTAATTCAACGCCTTCGAATGGACCCAGTCTGATTGTTTACTGTTAATGGGCTGCAACCCAAATGCATAGACACGCATCTACAAAAGCCCAAATGCATACACCCAAAATGGCCAAAGCCCAAATGTATAGACGCCCACCTAAGATTCCACCGCTGAGAATAAAAAACACGCGTTTTTAATGggaaattaattgaattaattaacaAATCTGATATGAAAAGTATATTGTTTTAGTACTTtctatattttaagttaaaatatacttaggaatgaattaatttgaaaaaacatGACTCAGGatacttaaaaataaactttaatttatatacaagtcaatattagttttataaaaaataattatttattttttcttatttccctGTTTTAGATGCACTTAAGAAGAAATTATGCACATGATTTATAAAATTctgtaatttatatttcaataaaactaTATCGTAACTAAAACACTTTTTCTGTTCTCCAATTATAGAAAATTGAGAATTGCGTCTTTGAAAAAAACATAAGAGATTAATCCAAATGGAGGGAAATCTAAAGTAACATGGATTATTATGATAATCCTCCAAATTTTCTACTTGGACGTACCCTTTAATCCAAAAATTGAGACTAAAGGCCAACGCTAGAAAGATGTAAATAAATATCTCTGGAACAAGTACACATCACCATCAACAAAAGAGTCATATCTTAAATACTTCTATCTATGTCGTTTTCCGCCATATCTCATTTTAAGTTTAACAAGAGAGAGAGAagcataaaaacatataaatttatagGTAGTTTCGTAAGTACTTTCAATCGTATTTTCTTATTAGAATTGAGTTTTTCGATGCATAAAAGTCaccttaaaatatttgtttgcaTTCCTCGTGGAACCTTATCTTACAAGCTAGTTTTGTAgagttgagttagatttaaaactcacattctaatatggtatcagaatcATCTTTAAAGTCTATCCTAGTGAGTTCTAAATGGACATTTCTGTTTTCACCCGTTGTTGGCTCATTATCGCATCACTCAAATTCGACTATCATGTACAAGATGTCTATAATTCGACGTCcgatttaacttttatttataggtttcaaaATAAACTTATGATTACTGAAGTCGTCGTAATCATCATCTCCATGATAATCAATAGTCATTTATCTTGGTTTTGACTTAGTCACCTTTTTTTAGTGATTAGATCAGTAGAGTGATCATggcatatattttttattccttcactctcaattaaaattgattttttttttaaattttgatttaatttaatgtttcaattttttaaaacataaatttaatcattttaaccaaattttattaaatttattttatatttcaaacacattttataataactttaaattgtttatactatttaatatatttttttcttcacattaataaaaaaacatttaaaatctcaaataaacttataaaaaatttaattaaaataaataaattgttacaatttaaaaatgataggactaaattaatcaataaagtTTAGTTTTAACTTCTACCAAAAGCTAAGAAGTTAAGgaagaaaacatatttatccATGATTGGACCTGGTCAAATTGAACCAGAGTGGGTCCACAATAGTTCCCTTTGAAGTCAATTTAAGACGACCGCACAACTATTCGAAGTGTTTCATGTCATAATACATATCTAGAACCAACACCAATATATCCAACATTTTCGTGGTAGAGATTCATTCACAGAAACTAAATTTGCGAGGATGTGGATGCAAAGTGGAAAACCAATTGCCAAGTAGAAAactcataaataaattaagaaaaaaaaatgtgcatTAATGGCTATTTCCTTTTAGCCTCGTCAACCCTCCAttgaaaatgtatataattatatatagtgCAGTTCTTTGTTTACCTCCAACCAGATTCAATGAAATCAACCTCCAttaccaaaaaatatttaatgggCAAGTAGCTAGCCGAGTAGGACACTATCATACAAACAGCcataggtttttcaaaaagctATTATTGAAAACAGCATACAACAAATTGCGCATGTAAAATACACAGATACGGTAAATAAATTAGAATCTCCAACTCATGGCATTGGCAACACGATCAGATTGAAAACAATCTCACTACAACAACATTCATATCTAAGAAAATACatgtctttctttcttccatcatTGGTAAAAGTGAAGAACACCACCATCCACAAACATAAAAATCCAACACAAAAGAAACTTTAAAATCGATCCTATTGCAGTGGCTTACTCGTTTGTGATCCTCCATAGCACGATATATATGATATACCAATATCCCAAAGGCTTTAACTTAAGCTActgatatatataaatcttttcacaacatgtttaaatatacatacatatatatatatatatatatatatatatatatatatatatatatatatatatatatatatcagaatattcataaattttcatAGCTAGACCCAGGAGTGAAAATTGCAAGGTTAGACCACCCATTAGTACCATTCCAACAGCTTGAATCACCATTTTGCATACTCAGAAAACTTGCTGCATTCCCATTCCTTTCAATCTCCAGCACAGGGTTCCGACCAGAACCAGGATCCGCCAGGTGACCCGAACTAACATTCTCCCCAAATTCTTCCATTTGCACAGCTTTTAGATTCGCCCCACTTGATTTCAGACCCACCAAGAGGTTCCCCAAATGAGCACCCGATGCCAAAAGAGAACCGAAATTCCCAGCACCACCAACAACAGGGTTAGGGCAAACACGAGTCGGGTCGGGTTCTGGAGCAGGTGACGGGGAAGCGCGTTTGGTGTTGGTGGACGAGGATGATCGTTTGGCGTTCTTTCTGCTTCCACCCCCGACGGGGATGTTTCTCAAAGCACCTCCTTTGGTCCAATACCTTCTGCAGTTCTTGCAAAAATGGCGAGGCTGCGAGAGGTTGTAGTTGTTGTAGTAACAGAACTTGGTGTTGACGGAATCGCAACGGGGACACTTAAGCTGCTCTTGTTCGGGAAAGTGGGGTTTCAAGGGCTGGAACAACGCTGGATCCTGCATTCTCGTATTCCAAAAAGGACTTCACTTTGGAAGCACCTTTTGTTTAAGATCTCAGAAGAAGTGAGGGGAAAGTAGAAAGAAGACAAAAAGGTTGGATTTTTGTTGAAAGGTTTGGGCGGAAGTAGAGAACCGACCAAAAAAATCCTAATAAATGAAGGTGAAGAAAGAACCTTTTGTATGCAGAAGCGAACGAAATCCAGGACGAAGTTGTTGTGTGtttgaagataaagaaaagaaaagctcaaagGGACAGAAAGTTACAAGGGTGTGATGGATGAGTGGAAAGGCAGAGAGATTGATTGGTGAGGTGATTGAGGTTGGAAGTTGGCTTGTGGAGGGAGGAAACTGGCTGGAAAAATAGGCAGGGATTTAACTGGGCTCAGCAGATAGCTAACAAGATTCGAGAAATTAGGGAAAGTAAGGATATTTGAAGAGTgagtttgaaaatgttgttgATGGAGATTATAGAGATTTTAGAGATTATAGAGATTATAGAGATATGAGATGACCTAACGTGAATGTGACGCGTGAATGATAACTACCTCTCACTCCGCAGCCTTCAGATAGAAAGGGAAAGTGCATAGTCTCTTCTCTTCTGCACACTGCTCCAAACATTTCCATCACTCTTCTGCTATATTCCCGAATCCACTTAACCAAACTTAACTAACAAGTTAaataacaactttttctttttacactcatcttttcttcttcttagtAAAAACCTTATCATTAAAACGATGTGCTTTAGGTGCAAGTTCCCTATCATCCttagaaaaacacaaataacTACCCTTGTGTCGTTGGTCAATAAGTTCTAAACAAACAgacaacaaacaataaattttagttgCTTTGATTCAACATCTGGTACAAGAACTGTACAATTAAATACAAGTACAACAATGATGTAATAAAAAAACTGGTAAAGAGACAAACAAGAATATCGAGAGAGGAATTAACCATAAGAACATATATTCCCTGTGCTTATAAACTAATAAACATGTGACTATCGAATCAACTCAACacggtctttttttttttttcttttgaatgttcGCGATGTTGGAATGACTCTGTTAACTTAATTATCAGATTAATAGAAGAATATCATCATCActgtaaattaataaaaacatatattttaagaaaggGACATGACCGACATACATCGTAGATCGAAGCTTGATGAGTTGGGTG
This DNA window, taken from Vigna radiata var. radiata cultivar VC1973A chromosome 5, Vradiata_ver6, whole genome shotgun sequence, encodes the following:
- the LOC106760851 gene encoding 60S ribosomal protein L28-2; translation: MATVPGQLIWEIVKKNNSFLVKEFGRGTQSVQFSREPNNLYNLNTFKYSGLANKKTVTIQPAGKDQSVILATTKTRKQNKPASLLHKSVMKKEFRRMAKAVQNQVADNYYRPDLKKAALARLSAVNRSLKVAKSGVKKRNRQAVKVVGRK
- the LOC106759905 gene encoding dof zinc finger protein DOF1.7 — encoded protein: MQDPALFQPLKPHFPEQEQLKCPRCDSVNTKFCYYNNYNLSQPRHFCKNCRRYWTKGGALRNIPVGGGSRKNAKRSSSSTNTKRASPSPAPEPDPTRVCPNPVVGGAGNFGSLLASGAHLGNLLVGLKSSGANLKAVQMEEFGENVSSGHLADPGSGRNPVLEIERNGNAASFLSMQNGDSSCWNGTNGWSNLAIFTPGSSYENL